The sequence gctctttattaagcttgttgaaacaaataaGCATGTTGTTTATGACTTGGTATACTTGCTTCTTAAATTGGTATTGATCCTACCGGTGGCGACGGCAAgtgttgaaagagtattttTGGCATTGAGTTTAGTGAAAGATAAGTTGAGAAATAGAATGGGTGATGAGTTGTTGAATGATTGTTTAGTCACATATATCGAGCGAGATATCTTCTCCAAAGTAAGTGAGGATGACAtaatcaagtctttcatggCCATGAGAAAGCGTAAAGTGAAGAATCTAGAATAGTATCGTAACGATGTAATCTTCCACTTATGTAAGACCTTATGTCATGTTTGAACTATTTATATTGCGGTTTTACAAATTTGGGATTTATTGTTGAATTTACGATATTATACCGAATTTGCATTGtcttttgtcaaattttatactcttttaCCGAATTTGTGATCTTAAAAATTTGGATGCCTACCCTACAAAAAAATTCTGAGTCCGCCACTGATCATGGTTGGGAAACCGATTCAATCCATCTAGCAGCAAGAGTGGGATTCAGCACGGATGGATTCAATTCACGGTGAAATGGAAAGCCAGACTGAAGTGAGCTGCTGCTAGGTAGTCCAACAAATACTAATAATTCTTTTTTCATAAAGAAAGaagcgaggaggagagaagcggagaagatgatgatgcagGAGAAAAAGAAACCCTGTAATGAACCAGGACGAAATCGTTGGGGTATCCGGGGATCTTGGGGGCCTCGTCGTCGTGGTGGACGATGTTGCTGTCGGCCGCAGCCCCCGCCAGCGTGGACGCCATTAGCAGCGTTAGGACCATCGCGGCGGCCATCTCCCAAGTAGCCAAGTCCAACCCTTGCCGACGGACATCTTCCAAGTTGGGTCAACAGCAGGCATCAACAACACCCTTCCCACCATAGAACACAATGATGGTGGGAGAGATGCAACAACGTTTTGATGCGCCGAATCAAGAACGACGTAAATCAAGAACCCTAGCACACGAGAGAAGAGgggaaagaagaggaggatgacaCGATTACTGACGAGAAGGTGACCACTGGAGAGGAGACTGTCACGTCACCGTTGCCTCCCCGCATCGCCGCAGTACAGCCTCCAACTCACCAGTCGAGTTGAGAATTTTTTCCACTGACTACGGAGTCGATGACTTTTCCCGAGCCGAAGGGAGAGGGAAACGATGGGTGAACCGAGTTACAATCTCAAACACGCTTAAACGAAGACGCAAAATTAATGGGCTAAGAATATTTCCACGCCGGACTGATCCGCGGGGATCGAGCCGCGACCCCGGCTGTTCCCAGATCAGGATCGGATCCCGCCGACATCCCTAATTGGAGACCGTGCGTCCCCGTGAGTTCAGACCTCGGGGAGCGCGCAAGGAAGAGGCCCCACCAGCCCACGAGCCAGCCACCGCACGGGCAGTACACCCGGGCCCCCAAGTCAGCGACTCGAGAGCACACGTCGTACAGCCGGCCCGTCGTGGCAGCATCCCTTTTCATCGTCGCCTCGCGTAGGAGAAACAGCCGTCTCCCGCCGCCTTCTCCCCCCTCCGCCTCCTCTCGCCGGCGACCAACCGACACCGGCCTcgatggcggcggcgcggcTCCGCCTCCTCGTCTACGGGTCCCTCTCGTCGGCGGTGTCGAGTACACCGCCGTGGTCAAGGCGAGGTTGGTCAGCACGCTGTTGCACTCAAGCCGTTCGACGTAATACCGCTCCGGGGCTGAGGCTGACTGCTTGTtttcttgtgtgtgtgtgtgtgtgtgtgtgtgtgtgtgtttcggGGGCGGGGGGTTCCAGGTCTGCGCGCGCTGTGCACGCTCTCCACGACGCTGCGGTCCGGCGCCGGCGAGGACGAGATCGAGCGCATCCGCCGCGAGTTCGAGGAAGCCAAGCGCAACTACCTCAGCATCCCCGCCGCCATCAAGGGCATGCCCAAGATGAACCCGCAAGGTCTGGAATTTGGATTGGGCGCTCACTTCCCTATCTGTTTGTCTTGCTTTGGAGTGTGAAACATCGATTCTTGACATTGGTGGGGTTTGGCCACGCCGCGGGTTTCAGGCATTTACGTGAACAAGAACGTCAAGTTGGATGACCTGCAGGTCTACGGCTTCGACTACGACTACACGCTGTCGCACTACTCAGAGCATCTGCAGTGCCTGATCTACGATCTCGCCAAGAAGCACTTGGTCGAGGAGGTTTGGTCCTTCATGGGttttggttgtctggtctctttcTTGGGTTCCCTTGACGATGAAGGGTGCGTTTGTGGGTTGTGAGCGGAGGTGATGTTTTGCGCAGTTGAAGTATCCAGAGAGTTGCTTGCAGTACGAGTATGACCGCACCTTCCCCATAAGGGGCCTTTACTACGACAGACTAAAAGGGTGCCTTCTGAAGCTTGATTTCTTCGGCTCTATTGAACCAGATGGTTGCTTCTTTGGCCGGCGGAAGGTAAGACGCGCCActctattattttctcttttttcctcaaACGGTTGCATCCAATATGAATGTTATTTAGATATTATATTTAGAAGTTTGTTAGTACTGAATGTTATTTGGTTTCCGCATTACTTATCTTTGGGGTATACATATGGAAATATGTAGGTTCTAATGGGTGATCATTATGTATGTGATTGTCTGATTGATTGCCTTGTACTGTTTGACTGTTGAATTCAAACGTTGGCCATTGTATTTAGTTAAATGTCAACAGCCGAACACAGATTACGTGTGTTGATTGTTCTTGAGAATTTCTATACTATTGTTGTGCTTGTTCTTTGTATTCTCCTACAACAAATTACATTATGTAAACTATGTCTATCGACAGCCTATGAGTACAAGTTCTTACCTGAATTTTGTTAATCAGCTGAGTTTGAGTGAGATAAAAGAGGTCTATGGCACGCGGCATATCGGCAGAGATCAAGTTCGTCAACTTGTTGGGCTGATGGATGTCTTCTGTTTTAGTGAGGTACTTTCGGAGCCTTAGTTCTGTTCCCTCCTTTTAACACTGTAGGCTGCagctatttattacaaaatagTAAATTATCGGTTGCCTCATCGATATGCCAACTAGAGCACTATAATATCACCCAATGTTGTTAATGCTTTGTTCATAGGTTATATAGATTTGATCTGTTCATTGTTTATTCTTCAAGGGCATCTAATTGTGcatgtggttctcacctcccgtGTGTTGAGATATTTGCACTTATAGAACATATGTTGTATCACATAGTAACAAGAGTTATTCTCCACTTAGTTGTTGTATcatgtgctatttttaatttatgtaatTACTGTGAGATCATATCACACAACTACACTGGCTTTTTCCATAATACTTTCTATTCTAACTTTGTGATGTTCATTTCTTCACAGGCATGTCTCATTGCTGATATTGTTCAGCACTTTGTAGATGCCAAACTGGAGTTTGATGCCTCTTATGTATATGAGGATGTAAACAAATCGATCCAGCATGTCCACAGAAGTGGTTTAATTCACAGGAAAATTCTTTCTGAGCCTCAGAAATTTCTGATAAAAAAGGTAGGCAGCACTGCTTTTCCTGATTCTTGTTGGCATATTGCCTTTGCCCCTTCTTTTTGGCTGAAGTTTcatatattgatgatttaacCTGATACTGCTTCTTGTCTTCTGACATTCCTTCCTACGTGTAACTCAAAGATTGTTGTCTCATCTGTGCCCACAGAGCCAGGTGTGCCGTTTCTTACAGATGCTAAAAGAGAAGGGGAAAAAACTATTTCTTCTGACAAATTCACCTTTCTACTTTGTCGATGGAGGGATGCGTTATTTGCTAGAGGTTCTTTCTACATCTAAATCTGCTTGTATACTCAAAAGCAAGATTTAAGCCAAAATAGATTTTGATCTGGTCCATGAATAGCGTACACATTTTTAATATAACCTTTTCTTACTTTTTGAGGTCTGACATGACCTTCAATATCTTATTTTTTGGGTTAACTTTCAGTTGAGAATATGAAATTCATATTTCGTCGTCATCACACTATTTGCAGGGGACAATTGTAGTAACTGGGCACATGCAACTATTTGTCCTGCCTTACCACATGTTCTTCATACTAAAATCTAAAAGCATATGTTTTGCATATACATCCTTCCTTTGTTTCTACCTTACATTTAGAGCTTGTTGTATTGTACTTGGCTATTTCTTGTCTATTATTATAGAGGACACAACTACACTGTGCAAGCGAcattcttttaattttttctgTTCTTGTAATTTTCTTGGTGAATAGTGTACTCGAAATAGAAAGTATCATGTTAGTATGTTACAGCAAATTATTTTTGCTCACTCATATTAACAACTTGACTATTTCATAATTTGGTTGGGCAGGACCAGCATTTTGATGGGAACTCCTGGAGGGAGCTCTTTGACGTTGTGATTGCGCAGGCAAATAAACCAACTTTCTACAACTCAGATCACCCGTTCAGGTTTTGTGGAACATCTGTGTTACTGAAGAAAAAAGATTATTTCATTCCTTATTACTAAGTTAGTGGTGTTAATGTGTTCATTTTCCTTTAGCACAGATGCATCTGTGTAGATTTGTTGCTAAACTTTGAATATTAACAGAAAGTAGGTCTTAATAATACAGGTGCATAAGGACCTATATTGCTGCCagtttttcttaaaaattctgCACAATTGAGTTTACTCCGATCCTGGATTCCTAATTATGTTCGCTGGTTACATGTAGGGTATATGACACTCAAAAGGATACCTTAGCTTTTACTCCAGTTGACAAGTTCCTGCCAGATCAAGTATACTACCACGGCTGTTTGAAATCATTTCTGCAGATCACAAAATGGAGAGGCCCAGAGGTTGGTTATTTTGAAcctaaagaagaatcaatttCTATATATGTTTGCTCAATTTTATATCTTTTCTGTCTAGAGTGATACGTTTCTCGCTCTTTTTGTCACCCTTAATTCAATACCATAGATTTCATGTTAAATGATAGTTGATTTTACTGCTGCAAAGTGGAAGCCAGCATTCACATACTTGCATGTTCTTTGGGCTCATCTGCTCCATGTTGACTATGCTTCTTGCTTATATAGATACAAAATATTGGAATAATCCGCAGAGGTTACTATAGATATAACTTGGGCTGGTCTTCACTTTACACTAAAATATGCAGCTCCCAATTCTAAATTTTGGAAAAATTTCATTCGAATTCCTCATCTCAAATTTTTGGCCATGTATTAGGTGATATACTTTGGTGACCATCTTTTGAGTGACTTGAGAGGACCTGCAAAAGCTGGTTGGCGAACAGCTGCTGTAATTCGCGAACTTGAGGTTGATGCTTCTCTTTTTGCTTGAGATTTACTTTTACACATCCTAGAAATTATTGTATGAAGTTCAAGCATCTCCATATTTTACTTATTGACTAGTAATCTCTTGGTCTAAGGTTGCCTTGATCCTGTTGGAGTGTTGGTACCAAAGGAAATTATGAAGAGAAAAGATCAAAAATAAAGGGAAAATGTATTGAAATATTCAAAATAGTAACTTACGCTATCTTGATCTTGAATATGTTGGATATGCTACTAGATGACATGAACAAACTTGTACTTGTTTTTTTAAATGACTTGAATGATTCTCGTATATGTATTTCTTGACTAAATCTGAACTTATCACACTATTTGTTCATACAACATGCATGGTTATGTTTTGTACCATGTTAATGTTATAATGATCCATGCTTTGTTCCTTCAGGATGAAATAGAAATCCAGAACGGCGACAGCTACCGCTACCAACAGGTGTGTATATCATCTGCTTCTCATATTTATGATATGTAACTTGATTTCCTGTTCCCCTTATACCTTAAGCTCCGTTTCTTGTTACATGGCTTTCAAAAGCACTTCTTTCGAAACAAAATTGTGCCCAACCAAGTTTGTAACAAATATTGTGAATCCAACATTGAAGCTGAGAGAAGGTAACTACTCATGCTGtacagtgttacctggacacccgtgtccaaatttatttgccgaatcggacaccccgaATCCGAGTTGGATTCCGATACCCATGTCCGTGTCCAAGTAACACTGATGCTATAATGTTGATCAGTATTAAGCTGAAAGGCTGACTATATGGACTTGCAGGATTTGGTTTAGGAGGCTCTCTTACTCTTAGGCTGTAGGCATTTTGAAGCTGTCATAGTTTTGTGAAGCGCAATAGGGCACCAGGGTTGGTAAATCTTAAGCTCCATCCTCCCAGCACACATTATAAAAAAACACGACACATGGATGATCAGTTGCAGCACAGATCGCTCCTTGAGATGGGATGGTGGCATTTACCTTTTGTATTTGCTATATATGATCTGATTCCTCTATCACATATGCTTGTTAGTCTATGATTTTTCACCCACATAATTACATCCGGCTCTGCAGGCAAAAATTAGTATAATACATGATATACTTGGGAAAGTCAATGCAACTGTGGTTAGTACCCAGAAAGGCCAAGTCTACAGAGCATTGCTTGAGGAGTTGAATGCAGAAAGGCGACACTGTCGATCTGAGATGCGAGATCTGTTCAATACCTCTTTTGGTGCAACGTTCCTTACAGACACTGGAAGGGAATCATCATTTGCCTATCACATTCATCAATATGCAGATATTTACACCAGCAAGCTTGAGAACTTCTTATCATATGCCCCTGAATCATGGCTTCATCCACCTCATGACATAAAGATCATGCCACACATCGCGAAGGTAGTTTAAAATCATATATGGAATTTATATTAATTTGTTTAGTTTTCCAATAAGTGTTTCTTACAGGAAACTTTTGAAAATATAGTTAGCTGGTTGGTTTCCAAACTGAGCACTTGATATTTGTTCATATTCAACTGCTTTAGAAATAAAATACATAATGTTTCTCTTAAAGGGAAGCAAGCTAGAAATTTCATTGAAACTGAACACTCCATTTGTCATATAATTGTTTCCATTGTGATAATTTTCATGATTTTCCTAACAGTTATACTTTATATAAATGCTGATATATTGAAATATTTAGTTCGAATAATGATTTTCGACATTCCATGTTATAGGTTCCAGCAAGTCTGTTCAGTAGCTCGTagttatcctttttaggtggagAACCGTATGGTTTCTGCGCGAGACCACGGAACTGGACTGTGGACGGCCACTGCATTCGCTTGGGTTACGAGTAAAGCACCAGATGATGCATCAATCCAACAGACCATGCAAGCAAGCAGCAAGTTAGCAGTTATTCCTCTGACTTGCCACAGAAACGGTGGCCACGTGAGTAGGACTCTTTTGCCTATATGAGGAGGCTTTTTATCTGAGAAGCTGCTTCCTTTTGTTCAACTATATGGGTGTTCTAAAGAGTAATGATACCCATAAAACCTAACATCTGCAATGGTTGTCAATAAAAGTGTTGGCCACTACCCATCTTGCCTTCCCATTTTATTCCTATTCTGGGAAGATATGCGTACTGCTATTGCGAGCAGTATTTCTTTCTCAAGCATCCCTTTCGAATGCACATACCTCCCTA is a genomic window of Phragmites australis chromosome 17, lpPhrAust1.1, whole genome shotgun sequence containing:
- the LOC133897134 gene encoding uncharacterized protein LOC133897134, translated to MAAARLRLLVYGSLSSAVSSTPPWSRRGLRALCTLSTTLRSGAGEDEIERIRREFEEAKRNYLSIPAAIKGMPKMNPQGIYVNKNVKLDDLQVYGFDYDYTLSHYSEHLQCLIYDLAKKHLVEELKYPESCLQYEYDRTFPIRGLYYDRLKGCLLKLDFFGSIEPDGCFFGRRKLSLSEIKEVYGTRHIGRDQVRQLVGLMDVFCFSEACLIADIVQHFVDAKLEFDASYVYEDVNKSIQHVHRSGLIHRKILSEPQKFLIKKSQVCRFLQMLKEKGKKLFLLTNSPFYFVDGGMRYLLEDQHFDGNSWRELFDVVIAQANKPTFYNSDHPFRVYDTQKDTLAFTPVDKFLPDQVYYHGCLKSFLQITKWRGPEVIYFGDHLLSDLRGPAKAGWRTAAVIRELEDEIEIQNGDSYRYQQAKISIIHDILGKVNATVVSTQKGQVYRALLEELNAERRHCRSEMRDLFNTSFGATFLTDTGRESSFAYHIHQYADIYTSKLENFLSYAPESWLHPPHDIKIMPHIAKVPASLFSSS